The following proteins are encoded in a genomic region of Pseudomonadales bacterium:
- the glnK gene encoding P-II family nitrogen regulator, whose translation MKLVTAIIKPFKLDDVRESLSDIGVQGVTVSEVKGFGRQKGHTELYRGAEYVVDFLPKVKLEIAIADELVDAVIEAVSKAANTGKIGDGKIFVTALEQVTRIRTGETGNAAV comes from the coding sequence ATGAAATTAGTCACAGCCATTATTAAACCTTTCAAGCTTGATGATGTACGCGAATCGCTGTCAGACATCGGCGTACAAGGCGTTACCGTTAGCGAAGTCAAAGGCTTTGGCCGACAAAAAGGCCACACCGAACTGTATCGCGGCGCGGAATATGTCGTGGATTTTTTGCCCAAAGTAAAACTAGAAATTGCTATTGCTGATGAGCTGGTTGACGCAGTGATTGAAGCGGTTTCTAAAGCAGCGAACACAGGAAAAATCGGTGACGGCAAAATTTTTGTCACCGCGCTTGAGCAGGTGACCCGTATCCGCACGGGCGAAACGGGCAACGCTGCCGTTTAA
- a CDS encoding TorF family putative porin, whose product MKIRRAVESAVKIATASSLLLAGSQTMALELGLGFEGSANLGLTSDYMWRGISQTRNGVAVQGGLDLTHSSGFYLGTWLSNVDFKLAPKAHTEQDIYAGYGFTAGDFTFDLKYTKYIYDNANALDFSETHAQVSYATDSIGTFAIGADYSNNTPVINTDSAFHYYGTYSYSLPAEVGLTATVGQYDYKDAGWVGGTDSKYSYYNIGVTKELFGVNVGLAYTDTNIDENNCKVFAGGDDYCGGTLVLSASKTFK is encoded by the coding sequence ATGAAGATTCGTCGTGCTGTAGAAAGTGCAGTAAAAATTGCCACCGCAAGCTCGTTATTGCTGGCTGGCTCACAAACCATGGCGCTGGAATTAGGCTTAGGCTTTGAGGGCAGCGCCAACCTCGGCCTCACCAGCGACTACATGTGGCGTGGTATCAGCCAAACACGCAACGGTGTTGCGGTGCAAGGCGGTTTGGATCTCACACACTCTTCTGGTTTCTACTTGGGCACTTGGCTGTCCAATGTCGATTTTAAGTTGGCACCCAAAGCACACACCGAGCAAGACATCTACGCGGGTTACGGCTTTACCGCTGGAGATTTCACTTTCGATCTCAAATACACAAAATATATTTACGACAACGCCAACGCGTTAGATTTCAGCGAAACACATGCACAAGTGAGTTATGCAACCGACAGTATTGGCACTTTCGCGATTGGCGCAGATTACTCCAACAACACGCCAGTTATTAACACAGACAGCGCCTTCCACTACTACGGTACTTATAGCTACTCATTGCCTGCAGAAGTTGGTTTGACAGCGACAGTCGGTCAGTACGATTACAAAGATGCTGGCTGGGTTGGCGGCACAGATTCCAAATACTCCTACTACAACATCGGCGTCACCAAAGAGCTCTTTGGTGTGAATGTTGGCTTGGCTTACACCGATACCAACATCGACGAAAACAACTGCAAAGTTTTTGCCGGCGGTGATGATTACTGCGGCGGCACTTTAGTGTTGTCTGCTTCGAAAACTTTCAAATAA
- a CDS encoding MBOAT family O-acyltransferase, with protein sequence MLQRTRGLEWAMAWLTGCSLFYYGWWNPIYLLLIGALMLVNYGLGLGIHQRKFAPRLLMIVGVTFNLVVLGYFKYMDFFISTINGVADTNYHLLHIILPLGISFFTFQKIAFLIDSYHRKIEHYSFLHYCLFVTFFPQLIAGPIVHYRQLMPEFLRVRTNGLTFRHLAVGLSIFAFGLFKKTGIADNVSAPVAPVFNAAAQGLSVSFFEAWGGLLAYTAQLYFDFSGYSDMAIGLALLFGVRLPLNFFSPYKSRNFIEFWQRWHITLSSFLRDYLYFTLGGNRRGKFNRYRNLFLTMLIGGLWHGAAWTFVFWGALHGAYLMICHGWNALVDGYKNCPRFGVFMKPIAYVITFLSIVVSMVFFRADDMSAAWVMLKGLVGLHGVFIAPGEQSFFYWLTKLGLPVQYSPYAIRFVDKDVLHHLLLAYGIIWLMPNVAQMFAAQHTVVSGSELVREYPSRIQWSASVRWGLLVAGLLLVSLMSMNKVSEFLYFRF encoded by the coding sequence ATGCTGCAACGCACCCGTGGCTTGGAATGGGCAATGGCGTGGCTGACGGGCTGCTCGCTGTTTTACTACGGCTGGTGGAATCCCATTTATTTGTTGTTGATTGGCGCACTGATGTTGGTCAACTACGGTTTGGGTTTGGGAATACACCAAAGAAAATTTGCACCGCGTTTACTGATGATTGTGGGTGTGACTTTTAATTTAGTGGTGCTGGGCTACTTCAAATACATGGATTTTTTTATCAGCACCATCAATGGCGTGGCTGATACCAACTACCACTTGCTGCATATTATTTTGCCTCTTGGCATTTCCTTTTTTACTTTCCAAAAAATTGCGTTTTTGATCGATAGCTATCATCGAAAAATTGAGCACTACAGTTTCCTGCACTATTGTTTATTCGTGACTTTCTTTCCGCAGTTGATTGCGGGGCCTATCGTGCATTATCGCCAGTTGATGCCAGAGTTTTTGCGTGTGCGAACTAACGGCCTAACTTTCCGCCATCTTGCGGTGGGCTTGTCCATTTTTGCTTTCGGTTTATTTAAGAAAACAGGGATCGCTGACAATGTATCGGCACCTGTTGCGCCAGTCTTTAATGCGGCTGCACAGGGTTTGTCGGTGAGTTTTTTTGAAGCGTGGGGCGGTTTATTGGCCTACACGGCACAGCTGTATTTTGATTTTTCTGGCTATTCCGATATGGCGATCGGCTTGGCGTTATTGTTTGGCGTGCGCCTGCCGTTGAATTTCTTTTCGCCATATAAATCACGCAATTTCATTGAGTTCTGGCAGCGCTGGCACATCACGCTCAGTAGTTTTTTGCGCGACTATTTGTATTTTACTTTGGGCGGTAATCGCCGAGGAAAATTCAATCGCTACCGCAATTTATTCTTAACCATGTTGATCGGTGGTTTGTGGCACGGCGCTGCGTGGACTTTTGTGTTTTGGGGTGCGCTGCATGGTGCCTACTTGATGATTTGTCATGGCTGGAATGCCTTGGTGGATGGATATAAAAACTGCCCGCGTTTCGGCGTCTTTATGAAGCCTATTGCTTATGTCATTACTTTTTTGAGCATTGTTGTTTCTATGGTGTTCTTCCGTGCAGATGATATGTCGGCTGCATGGGTTATGTTGAAAGGCCTTGTCGGCTTGCATGGTGTCTTTATTGCGCCAGGAGAACAGAGTTTCTTCTACTGGCTAACAAAATTGGGATTGCCCGTGCAGTATTCACCTTATGCAATTCGTTTTGTGGATAAAGATGTTTTACATCATCTGTTATTGGCGTACGGCATTATTTGGTTGATGCCAAATGTGGCGCAGATGTTTGCTGCACAGCACACGGTTGTGTCGGGCAGTGAACTGGTGCGCGAGTATCCATCGCGCATTCAGTGGAGTGCTAGCGTGCGCTGGGGGTTGTTGGTGGCGGGTTTGTTGTTGGTGTCGCTGATGAGCATGAATAAAGTCAGTGAATTTCTTTATTTCCGGTTTTGA
- a CDS encoding 6-phosphogluconolactonase, whose translation MTNTASVRWHPQPDEASLNAFIAQQIAALATQCIVQKKAFHIVLAGGNTPKNIYRLLCDIKTDWSCWHIYFGDERCVPMDSTERNDNMASEAWLSHVAIPKAQIHRMRVGELSASDAAAQYTKTLHEVGTFDLVLLG comes from the coding sequence ATGACTAACACGGCTAGCGTGCGCTGGCATCCACAACCCGATGAAGCCAGCTTAAACGCTTTCATTGCACAGCAAATTGCGGCACTGGCTACTCAGTGCATCGTGCAAAAAAAAGCTTTTCATATTGTGCTGGCTGGCGGTAACACACCAAAAAATATTTATCGCTTACTGTGCGATATAAAAACCGATTGGTCGTGCTGGCATATTTATTTTGGTGATGAACGCTGCGTACCGATGGATAGCACTGAGCGCAACGACAACATGGCGAGCGAAGCGTGGCTATCGCATGTAGCGATTCCTAAAGCGCAAATCCACCGTATGCGTGTTGGAGAACTGTCTGCTAGCGATGCCGCCGCGCAATACACAAAAACATTGCACGAAGTAGGCACATTTGATTTGGTGCTACTCGGT
- a CDS encoding globin: MNDLHDIEQSLEQLALAEIDLVPWVYERFFTLCPQAQPLFATREAQAVQGKMVNELIQTVVDRLEGKSYSAIMVQTMVSDHDGWGVNIAMYDAFLEAFVLAVRDALNLADDAPMVAVWRQQLRALRGDIATHLA; this comes from the coding sequence ATGAATGATTTGCACGACATCGAACAAAGTTTAGAACAGTTGGCACTGGCAGAGATTGATTTAGTGCCATGGGTTTACGAGCGTTTTTTTACGCTTTGCCCACAAGCGCAGCCTTTATTTGCCACGCGCGAAGCGCAAGCGGTGCAGGGCAAGATGGTCAATGAATTGATACAGACAGTTGTTGATCGTTTGGAAGGAAAATCGTACAGCGCCATCATGGTGCAAACCATGGTCAGTGATCACGATGGCTGGGGTGTTAATATCGCGATGTACGATGCGTTTCTTGAGGCGTTTGTTTTAGCGGTGCGAGACGCGTTGAACTTGGCAGATGACGCGCCAATGGTTGCGGTGTGGCGACAGCAATTGCGCGCTTTGCGCGGTGATATCGCCACACACCTTGCATAA
- a CDS encoding UPF0149 family protein, with product MAYLTAAQIKTLTEFLDAPSRPENTMTLPEVRGFLWGIASAPADIEVDDWLPYIFEGDDANYKDDAEEDAISALFIDLLNEQYERIENDESELSDSDYRWHEVEDERWALTAWCSGLLKAHYWQEEIWNELLAETEPVKTEDGMFDIVEEVDSTLGIAALYADIPAALEDAEESAEVFMASMAEIAEQLPWIMMNYAECGCLLSDMLNAEPEEPYRREQPKIGRNDPCFCGSGKKYKNCCIHAANDD from the coding sequence ATGGCTTATTTAACCGCAGCACAAATCAAAACACTGACAGAATTTCTCGACGCACCTTCGCGCCCAGAAAACACCATGACACTGCCCGAAGTGCGCGGCTTTTTGTGGGGCATCGCCAGCGCACCCGCTGATATCGAAGTAGACGATTGGCTGCCGTATATTTTTGAAGGCGACGACGCCAACTACAAAGATGACGCGGAAGAAGATGCTATTTCTGCGCTGTTTATTGATTTGCTGAACGAGCAATACGAGCGCATCGAAAACGACGAATCCGAATTATCCGACAGCGATTACCGGTGGCATGAAGTAGAAGACGAACGCTGGGCACTCACAGCATGGTGCAGTGGTTTATTGAAAGCACACTACTGGCAAGAAGAGATTTGGAATGAATTGTTAGCAGAAACAGAACCTGTCAAAACTGAAGACGGTATGTTCGATATTGTGGAAGAAGTGGATAGCACGCTCGGCATTGCCGCTCTGTATGCCGACATTCCCGCCGCACTGGAAGACGCAGAAGAATCCGCTGAAGTCTTCATGGCATCCATGGCAGAAATTGCCGAGCAGCTGCCGTGGATCATGATGAATTACGCGGAGTGTGGCTGCCTGTTGTCCGACATGCTCAATGCAGAACCCGAGGAGCCGTATCGTCGTGAACAACCGAAAATCGGCCGCAACGATCCCTGCTTTTGTGGCAGTGGCAAAAAATATAAAAACTGCTGCATTCACGCGGCAAACGACGATTGA
- a CDS encoding acyl-CoA dehydrogenase family protein, which yields MAYTAPLDHMRYLLNDVFNAQEHWAQMPAFAQIDSSTVDAILSEGAKLCSEVIAPLNRSGDEEGAQLIDGVVRTPSGFPAAYRQLAEGGWVGLTGDPAYGGQGLPKMLTVLFEEMLFSANSAFMLYPALTSGAALAIHAHASEALKQTWLPKLYSGEWTGAMCMTEPHAGSDLGIMTTRAEPQTDNSYKITGTKIFITGGDHDLTENIVHLVLAKLPDAPKGAKGISLFLVPKFLLDADEKIAQRNAVTASALEHKMGIKASSTCVMNFDGATGWLVGEPHQGLAAMFTMMNYERLSIGLQGIGCGEMSYQNAVRYAKERLQGRAAHGAVNPQAAADPIIHHADVRRMLLTQRAYTSAGRALAVYIGLQLDQAKYHPDKTIAESAAQRVALLTPVAKAFFTDKGFEACVLGQQVFGGHGYIRDNEQEQLVRDVRIAQIYEGTNGIQALDLLKRKALPNNGKAMRDFILEMEQDTLNTPPIFATEEDAVLEACSTLRELTLWLVKQDKRDADLCSSAACDYLHIVGHTIYAWLWLKMISANPSDPDRRVVGRFYFSRLLPNIRALDAAVRSGPDAIMDLPVDKF from the coding sequence ATGGCCTACACCGCCCCCCTCGACCACATGCGCTACTTGTTGAACGATGTTTTTAACGCACAGGAACATTGGGCGCAGATGCCAGCCTTTGCACAAATAGACAGCAGCACGGTCGATGCCATTCTCAGCGAGGGCGCAAAGCTGTGCAGCGAAGTGATTGCGCCACTCAATCGCAGCGGCGATGAAGAAGGCGCGCAGTTGATTGATGGCGTTGTGCGTACACCGAGTGGCTTCCCCGCAGCTTACCGCCAACTCGCCGAAGGCGGCTGGGTGGGATTAACGGGCGACCCCGCTTACGGCGGTCAAGGTTTGCCAAAAATGCTCACCGTGCTGTTTGAAGAAATGCTGTTCAGCGCCAACAGCGCTTTCATGCTGTATCCCGCGCTCACCAGCGGCGCGGCGCTCGCCATCCACGCCCACGCTAGTGAAGCTCTGAAGCAAACTTGGCTGCCCAAGTTATACAGCGGCGAATGGACAGGCGCGATGTGCATGACAGAACCGCACGCTGGCTCTGATCTTGGCATCATGACCACACGCGCAGAACCACAAACAGACAATAGCTACAAAATTACTGGCACAAAAATTTTTATCACCGGCGGCGATCACGATCTCACTGAAAATATCGTACATTTGGTGTTGGCAAAATTGCCAGATGCACCTAAAGGCGCGAAGGGTATTTCGCTGTTTTTAGTGCCAAAATTTTTGTTGGATGCTGATGAAAAAATTGCGCAGCGCAATGCCGTCACTGCCAGCGCGTTGGAACACAAAATGGGCATCAAAGCATCCTCCACTTGTGTGATGAATTTTGATGGTGCAACGGGATGGCTCGTCGGTGAACCGCATCAAGGGCTAGCGGCGATGTTCACCATGATGAACTACGAACGGCTGTCGATTGGCTTGCAAGGTATCGGCTGCGGCGAAATGTCTTATCAGAATGCTGTGCGCTACGCGAAAGAGCGCTTGCAAGGTCGTGCTGCACACGGCGCGGTGAATCCGCAAGCAGCCGCTGATCCGATTATTCATCACGCCGATGTGCGCCGTATGTTGCTCACGCAACGCGCGTACACCAGCGCAGGGCGCGCACTCGCTGTTTACATCGGCCTGCAATTGGATCAAGCTAAATATCATCCCGATAAAACTATTGCCGAAAGCGCAGCACAACGCGTTGCGCTACTCACGCCCGTCGCCAAAGCGTTTTTTACTGACAAAGGTTTTGAAGCCTGCGTACTCGGCCAGCAAGTGTTCGGCGGCCACGGCTATATTCGTGACAACGAGCAAGAACAACTGGTACGCGATGTGCGCATTGCACAAATTTATGAAGGCACCAACGGTATTCAGGCGCTTGATTTACTCAAACGCAAAGCGTTACCAAATAACGGCAAAGCCATGCGTGATTTTATTTTAGAAATGGAACAAGACACCCTAAACACACCACCGATTTTTGCCACCGAAGAAGACGCGGTATTAGAAGCCTGTTCAACGCTGCGTGAATTAACACTGTGGTTAGTTAAACAAGACAAACGCGATGCCGATTTGTGCAGCAGCGCCGCGTGTGATTATTTACATATCGTTGGTCACACGATTTATGCGTGGCTGTGGTTAAAAATGATTTCTGCCAACCCATCAGATCCGGACCGCCGCGTGGTGGGGCGTTTTTATTTCAGTCGATTGCTGCCCAACATCCGCGCACTGGATGCAGCGGTGCGCAGCGGTCCCGATGCCATCATGGATTTGCCCGTGGATAAATTTTGA
- the zwf gene encoding glucose-6-phosphate dehydrogenase — protein sequence MLSTQGNLANNPSPCSFIIFGATGNLASEKLFPALYALAAAKRLSPALRFVAVARRNWSQQEWQQYFLKTLQTHLKKIPCDQVVAQSLADRFDYVAGDYTQAEAYTALKTCLAAPRALPEGSACENLVFYLAIRPMDYLTVANHLHDAGFAGGALKHRIVIEKPFGEDLDSAQTLNQHLHQYFDENQIFRIDHYLGKETVQNMLVFRFANTMIEPIWNRNYIDHVQITVAEQYGVENRAGYFDNTGTLRDMLQNHLLQLLTVTAMEPPATLNADALRDEKVKVLRSIRPIPRQSVQSVAFRAQYGAGKINGETVLAYRDEPDIAPHSTTETFVAAKFYIDNWRWKGVPFYLRTGKRLKEKTSSIAIRFKQPPQQLFRETALEWIEPNWIILSLYPDECMRMEIHAKQPGLEMITRTAELQAPYRQPNEPALEAYETLLLDVILNDRSLFIRFDEVEMAWRVVDPILRQWAATQEFIHTYPAGSWGPEESSRLFDSEDQRWRND from the coding sequence ATGCTCAGCACACAAGGTAATCTCGCCAATAACCCCAGCCCTTGCTCTTTTATTATTTTTGGCGCGACCGGCAATCTCGCTTCAGAGAAGTTATTCCCAGCACTCTACGCACTGGCGGCAGCAAAACGCCTGTCACCTGCGCTGCGTTTTGTCGCCGTCGCTAGGCGCAACTGGTCGCAGCAAGAGTGGCAGCAATATTTTCTCAAAACGCTGCAAACGCACCTTAAAAAAATACCTTGTGATCAGGTCGTTGCGCAAAGTCTCGCTGATCGTTTTGATTATGTCGCTGGCGATTACACGCAAGCGGAAGCCTACACCGCACTAAAAACTTGTCTTGCTGCACCACGCGCATTACCTGAAGGCAGCGCGTGTGAAAACTTGGTTTTTTATTTGGCGATACGCCCGATGGATTACCTCACTGTTGCCAATCACTTGCACGATGCAGGCTTTGCAGGTGGTGCACTCAAACATCGCATCGTGATTGAAAAACCGTTTGGTGAAGATTTGGATAGCGCACAAACACTCAATCAACATTTGCATCAATATTTTGATGAGAACCAGATATTCCGCATTGACCATTACCTCGGCAAAGAAACCGTGCAAAATATGTTGGTGTTTCGTTTTGCCAACACCATGATCGAGCCAATTTGGAATCGCAATTACATCGACCATGTGCAAATTACCGTTGCCGAGCAATACGGCGTAGAGAATCGCGCAGGCTATTTTGATAACACCGGCACACTGCGCGATATGTTGCAAAACCATTTGCTGCAACTGCTTACCGTCACCGCGATGGAACCGCCCGCAACACTCAACGCCGATGCACTGCGCGATGAAAAAGTAAAAGTGCTGCGCTCTATTCGCCCGATACCACGACAATCCGTGCAATCAGTGGCATTTCGCGCGCAATATGGCGCAGGAAAAATCAACGGAGAAACTGTACTTGCGTATCGCGATGAGCCGGATATCGCGCCGCACTCCACCACAGAAACCTTTGTGGCCGCCAAGTTTTATATCGATAACTGGCGTTGGAAAGGCGTACCGTTTTATTTACGCACCGGCAAACGCTTGAAAGAAAAAACTTCTTCCATTGCGATTCGTTTCAAACAACCACCGCAACAATTATTTCGCGAAACGGCATTGGAATGGATAGAGCCAAATTGGATTATTTTGTCTTTGTATCCTGACGAATGTATGCGCATGGAAATTCACGCCAAACAACCAGGACTAGAAATGATTACACGCACAGCTGAGTTGCAAGCGCCGTATCGTCAACCGAACGAACCTGCATTAGAAGCGTACGAAACACTTTTACTGGATGTGATTCTGAACGACCGCAGTTTATTTATTCGTTTTGATGAGGTGGAAATGGCGTGGCGCGTGGTTGATCCGATTTTGCGACAGTGGGCTGCGACACAAGAGTTTATTCACACTTACCCTGCGGGCAGCTGGGGGCCGGAAGAATCTAGTCGATTGTTTGATAGCGAAGATCAGCGGTGGCGCAATGACTAA
- the amt gene encoding ammonium transporter produces the protein MTLGITSAALALPAWAQDAAPTLDSGDTAWMLTSTLLVIMMSIPGLALFYGGLARAKNMLSVLMQVFVIFSLITVLWAIYGYSLTFEGGNAYFGSAAKLFLSGVTPDSLSGTIPEYVFVGFQSAFAAITVALIVGSFAERIKFSAVLIFAVIWFTFCYIPIAHMVWGAEGLLFKDGALDFAGGTVIHINAGVAGLVGAYMVGKRRGFGKVAMPPHSLTLTMVGASLLWVGWFGFNAGSALAAGGTAALAFVNTIFATGAAVLSWIGVEAVFKRKASMLGGASGAVAGLVAITPACGFVGPMGAIVLGLLAGAICFWGVTGLKKLLGADDAFDVFGVHGVGGILGALLTAVFAASSLGGVKADDYSIAAQLVIQAKGVLITIVLSAVVAAIAYKIADALVGLRVTEEDEQQGLDLSSHGERAYDN, from the coding sequence ATGACTTTGGGGATTACCAGTGCTGCGCTGGCACTACCTGCTTGGGCACAAGATGCCGCACCTACGCTGGACAGTGGCGACACGGCTTGGATGCTAACCTCGACGCTGCTCGTCATTATGATGAGCATTCCTGGGCTTGCTTTGTTTTACGGCGGCTTGGCGCGTGCAAAAAATATGCTGTCTGTGTTGATGCAAGTTTTTGTTATCTTCTCGCTGATTACTGTGCTCTGGGCGATTTACGGCTACAGCTTGACGTTTGAAGGTGGCAATGCCTACTTCGGCTCCGCTGCAAAGTTGTTCTTAAGCGGAGTCACGCCTGATTCTCTATCCGGCACAATTCCTGAGTATGTCTTTGTTGGCTTCCAATCTGCGTTCGCTGCTATCACTGTGGCGCTGATCGTCGGCTCATTTGCTGAACGCATCAAGTTCTCTGCTGTGCTGATATTTGCAGTCATTTGGTTCACCTTCTGCTATATCCCCATTGCTCATATGGTATGGGGTGCGGAAGGTTTGCTCTTCAAAGATGGCGCTCTAGACTTTGCTGGCGGCACGGTCATCCATATCAATGCAGGTGTTGCCGGTCTTGTCGGTGCCTACATGGTGGGCAAGCGTCGCGGTTTCGGCAAAGTAGCCATGCCCCCACACTCGCTGACTCTAACGATGGTGGGAGCATCACTTCTGTGGGTAGGCTGGTTCGGTTTTAACGCCGGCTCCGCACTCGCTGCAGGTGGTACCGCTGCACTCGCCTTCGTCAACACTATCTTTGCCACTGGTGCTGCGGTGCTGTCGTGGATTGGCGTTGAAGCCGTCTTTAAGCGCAAAGCCTCCATGTTGGGCGGCGCGTCGGGCGCAGTAGCAGGCCTGGTAGCTATCACACCAGCCTGTGGTTTTGTCGGTCCTATGGGCGCAATTGTGTTGGGCTTGCTGGCAGGTGCGATTTGCTTCTGGGGTGTAACCGGCTTAAAGAAACTGCTAGGTGCTGATGATGCCTTTGATGTATTCGGTGTTCACGGCGTTGGCGGCATCTTGGGCGCATTACTCACAGCAGTATTTGCTGCTTCCAGCCTAGGCGGCGTTAAAGCTGACGACTACTCCATCGCAGCCCAGTTAGTTATACAAGCCAAAGGCGTGCTAATTACTATCGTACTGAGCGCAGTGGTTGCCGCCATCGCTTACAAAATTGCAGATGCGCTGGTGGGTTTACGCGTGACAGAAGAAGATGAACAACAAGGCCTTGATCTTTCTTCACACGGAGAACGCGCCTACGATAACTAA
- a CDS encoding PaaI family thioesterase, with product MTVNALPINAMIDGDSDRVATALRKINHALVQKQLPEEFVGRLASALEILADDVERMETPLRTRPFGTTESGESESGSNYDYGAENSLSYRPISGNCNALAAPAKYFKTAEGLSAVVTFGAAFEGPPGLVHGGYVAAYMDEAFGIGIAHSGLSVPAMTGTLKTIYRLPVPLNRELTYCVKMTGEERRKVFMQCVMQDSEGTVYAEGEAIFLKIDPELYAKMGG from the coding sequence ATGACAGTCAATGCACTACCTATTAACGCTATGATTGATGGCGATTCTGATCGCGTTGCAACAGCACTGCGAAAAATTAATCACGCATTGGTACAAAAACAACTGCCAGAAGAATTTGTTGGGCGTTTGGCATCTGCCTTGGAAATTTTGGCTGATGATGTGGAAAGGATGGAAACGCCGTTGCGTACGCGACCTTTCGGCACAACGGAATCCGGTGAGAGCGAATCGGGCAGCAACTACGATTACGGTGCGGAAAATTCGCTGTCTTATCGCCCTATCAGCGGTAACTGCAATGCACTTGCAGCGCCAGCAAAATATTTCAAAACAGCTGAAGGCTTGAGTGCGGTAGTCACTTTTGGTGCGGCGTTTGAAGGCCCGCCAGGATTGGTGCATGGCGGTTATGTGGCTGCGTATATGGATGAAGCCTTTGGTATTGGCATCGCGCACAGCGGCTTGAGTGTGCCAGCAATGACCGGCACTTTGAAAACGATTTATCGTTTGCCTGTGCCGCTCAATCGCGAATTAACTTATTGCGTAAAAATGACTGGCGAAGAACGACGCAAAGTATTTATGCAGTGTGTGATGCAAGACAGTGAGGGCACTGTGTACGCAGAAGGCGAAGCCATTTTTTTGAAAATTGATCCAGAGCTGTACGCCAAAATGGGCGGTTGA
- a CDS encoding phosphoglycolate phosphatase, which produces MTKTAFDLSAFDLLLFDLDGTLVDSAPDIAAAVDETLQARGWPVAGIERVRSWVGNGSRKLIERAVLFAAQSSDADLLHAVHDEFLVQYAQHNGPETRVFDGAREFLAHCQNLNKKMACVTNKPAHLANALLDHLDMKKYFSIVIGGDTFPQRKPDPIALLHCCEKLHTPIERTLMIGDSETDVKSARNAGMKVLCVSYGYNHGGSVSAENPDWLADDLRVVR; this is translated from the coding sequence ATGACGAAAACTGCTTTTGATTTATCGGCGTTTGATTTGCTGCTGTTTGATCTCGACGGCACGCTGGTCGATAGCGCACCCGATATTGCCGCTGCTGTCGATGAAACGCTGCAAGCACGCGGTTGGCCTGTTGCCGGTATAGAGCGCGTGCGCAGTTGGGTGGGCAATGGCTCGCGCAAGTTGATCGAGCGCGCCGTGTTGTTTGCCGCGCAAAGCAGCGATGCCGATTTACTGCACGCCGTACACGATGAATTTTTGGTTCAGTACGCACAACACAACGGCCCAGAAACGCGTGTGTTTGATGGTGCGCGAGAATTTCTTGCGCACTGCCAAAATCTCAACAAAAAAATGGCTTGCGTGACTAACAAACCAGCGCATCTCGCCAACGCCTTGTTAGATCATCTCGATATGAAAAAATATTTTTCTATCGTGATCGGCGGCGATACTTTTCCACAACGCAAACCAGACCCAATCGCTCTACTGCATTGCTGTGAAAAATTACACACACCCATCGAACGCACGCTGATGATTGGCGATTCCGAAACCGATGTAAAAAGTGCGCGCAACGCTGGCATGAAAGTGCTGTGTGTTTCGTATGGCTACAACCACGGCGGCTCGGTGAGCGCAGAGAATCCAGACTGGTTGGCTGATGACCTCAGAGTCGTAAGATAA